DNA from Rhipicephalus microplus isolate Deutch F79 chromosome 5, USDA_Rmic, whole genome shotgun sequence:
CTAGCTACGTCCCTCAAGAAAGGTTAATCTGAGGAAATGTTCTTTATTGGCATGGCTTGTCATGCTTGTGCATTATGTGCTGGATATTTTTTTCAGTGATCCTAACTGGCATTGCTGGCCAGGAGGCTGCAGCACGTGTTTTGAATGAAGGGGGAATTCTCGATGAGAGTGATATTGAAGTGCGCCCCGAGGAGTTGGCGAGCGCCCTCCTAGACCACCGGGTATCATTGCCAAAGCTGAAGAAATACTTCACCGCAGAGGCATGGCTGTTGCTCTCATCATCCCGTAAGAACCTATCTCTTTCTGGTCGTTTATCATTGTTTTGTGACTGCCATGCATGAGCAACTGTTCCTTGTCTGCagttgctgtgaaaaaaaaaaaaggagacatatGGAGCTGTGCACAATGCAAGAAAAAGGATGATGGCGAAATAAAAATGGTTTTGTGTGATCAGTGCTTGGAATGGTTTCACTGGTAAGTATAGGATGGCATAAGGTCATAATTTATGTTCTTACATGCTTTTCTCCATTATATTACAGGCCGTGTGCTTCAGTGAAGAAGGAGGACCTAAAGCGTCACTGGTTCTGTATGAAGTGTTGCAGTCACACATAGATACTTCCTGGAGCAATAaacgcatgcttttttttctttttgcacttatGCTGTTTTGTTTTGCTGCTGAATAGACGGTAGGCAGTCTTCGGTAGTGCAGTGCCTTGTCAGCTCGAAACTGCAGTACTGCTACGGGTCCGTCCGCTCTGTTGCAAAAGTTCAGGAGAGCTTAGTATATCTCATACGCCCCCGCGCATGAGATGAGGGAATCGCGAGAGACCAAGGTGACTGAAGTGTTTGACGCATGTTGCGTCCTGTCTATTTCAGTTCTCACCCAGGAAGCACATCAGCGTTAGGTTACTTTTTTTGTGTAGCGTGAAAGTTTAAATAGGGAGACCCTGAGaaaaagggaagggggggggggtaatttgaCACAGCAGGATGAGAAATTTACTACAGTAAATTATTTCTAAACTTTTATATCTTGTCATCTATGAAACAGGGAAATAGAGTAACTGATTCAAGTGTAAGTTGAAATACATGTAACTGTAATATGCTCCAACATGAAACTGTTTCGACGGTGAGGACAGCCAGCGTGTGAACAGCGCGGCTAGCTGACTTTTTCTGAAGCTCGGAGTGCTTGCTGCCAACACATGCTCAAACAGGATGGCCAGATGTATATGaactgaaggcactgctgaacaATAATAGGGTGTTCACCCTATTAGCGTTGTTAAAGACCTCCATTTCCACTGCAAGCTGGTTTCTTCCAACGAGGACAACTTTTcatggcaatgaagggaaagctacgggggcggagcttctgcacatgtacagCCGCCCAAATCTTTTTAACTATCGTGCGCGAACGCCGACTTTGTGCGTTAGCGCCGTACGACGGAGCCAAGTTGCAAACGGCGAGAGTAAGCGCAGTCCCATGACGCGCGCACATGGGCCTATCGTCTGCTCGGCTGTTCCTTCGTGAGAACGTCACCCTGCATTAACTTAGTTCAGAAGAACAGGCAGCGCGTCTGGCTCGTATCTTAATATTCCGAAGATTAGCAAGCAACCGAAAAAATGAAATCCGCAGATACGTCACACGCCCCCGCGCATGAGATAAGCTGACAAATGTGGATCGTTCATTTGTTATCTGGCGAcgcaaacgctttttttttttttaagttttctcTCGCCCTATTTGGAACATGGCTCCGTCGTATGGCGTTGACGCACAAAAAGGTCGGCGCTCGCGCACGAGATTTGGATAGTTATAGATTTGGGAGTCTGTACATCTCACTAGTGTgtgctgcgtcctgtctcaaagaGGGCTACATGTAGAAAATAAAAGAGTTGTTCTGATAACTTACCTAGAAATACGGTGGCATTTGCGGGACTTCATTATTTACGATAGGATACGCGCGATTTGACTCTGCAGCCTTCGCTTCAATGCCAAGAaaaagttgtccgcgagtataGTGGTCTACCCCATTGAAAACTGCTGCTCTTTGCATGCGCAATTACGTGCAGAGCGATAAGGTGAGCAAGGTGCAGCACACGCTCTCGTTTGCATTAAAACATCGTACTGTTCACAGCTGTAGGGCCCGTTACTTTGGCAACATCCACTAAACAGTTGTCACACGCGCGGCGACCGAACAGACACGCGCAGACTACTCGGAAGCATGCATCGGTAGTCCGATCCGGAAGGTTTCAGCAACTGCCGCGTGGCGCGTCAGTCGCGTCGTGCGTATACACGCTTCCGCCAAGACCCACGACGTCTTAAGTTTCTGCGGCAGTacaacaaatctcgataatatactgttggcaaagctctttcagaacggccgccacggcgtcttgccacgacgaccacgcgttttcgtctgctagcgaaAGCTTGTTGCGCGCcagtgccaccaaaccggaagctgtcccggcgccgtgtgacgagtagtctgacgcggggagttttgcaacttacctagtctagaaacgttgcacACGACGTCGTGCGTGCAGCATTACTCTTGAAAGGAAGGGCTTCAAAACAGCCACGACACAATCATGGCCGAAGGCGCAGCACGCGCCGCAAATGAACTTCACCACGACATACTTTTGAACAACTCTTCGTAGCCGATGCAGAACTCCGTTGGCGTTGTCGCCCGCACGTTGtttcttgaaataaacaaaaGCCTCACCATTCCGCTGGTTTTCTTCCTACGCGACCCGGGAGCCGGTTGCATCGTTGCATGGCATGGACATCTCGAGTTCACCCCTCGAACACCATCATTGCATTGATTGAACCTGGATAGAACTTTTCAAACTACGCACTTTCGTGTCcttgttgtctctgtgtcgtcgtttggttctcgcgctataactatcgtcatcgacAACGCGCACATTTCGACGCCTGCGCTACACTCTACCTGCGCCATGCCGGCCGGCCGCAACGCTAAAGCCGCTAAAGTAACGCACTTGTGCTTTTACAAAAACATGACTAAACTTCTCAAACAAATTTAATGGTAAAAGTTGTGCCGCCATCTGATGTTGGCGAAGTAAACCAATACTAAAAAAAAGTTCAAGTCGTTCTTTAGTTACCAAAAACACTATTGTAATATTGGTGACGCAGCAATCTTTATCACGCATACTATAATTTTGTTTGCGCGTCATGGTGTTCTGTGGTCATGCTCTGAGGGCAAATTCGCTGCTGACGCGTTGAGAATGGgaaaccagcgctggagttttcCGCGGGCAGGGTGCGCCGCCCTGCCGGACACTCTCGGAAGCTGCCGGGCGTACAAACAAGCACaaatggttgttgttgttgttgttgttctcgtattgttagtggcgcatacccactgtgggggattggccaagaatcgagtggtttcaacatttactgttcagatttggaatgatggaggtttaacagaaagattaccgatagcctagaaaagtgtggtgctaaatgtaatgcatacaaatatttgcTGCTAACGTGAATCGCGCTGCAGTAGGCGATTataaaacgaagaaaaagaagcttcGAAGCCGGCGATATTGCTGCGTTTGTAAATGTCATAATCAAGAAGGCTTTGACAGCAGCGTGTCCTTTTATACATTCCCTTCACGACCGTACAAAAAAGAGCGGCGGCAGCGTTGGATACAGGCTGTTCAGCGCGCCGGGTAAGTGCGCTGTTTACTCCAAGGTTTGGCAAGGAAAAGAGAAGGTAAGGCTTCAACATTCGCGCTTTATTCATTCGACAGGCCTGACGGAGATTCTTGGCAACCAAATTCAAACACCAGAATTTGCAGCCGGCACTTCCCAGGGAATGCAAGGAGCAATGTCTTGCACCACGCTGCATACGTGCCGACTATTTTCCCGTCAGCATACCGCCGCACGGTTCCTTTCGACCCTTCGGCCCCGACAGAGCGTTTTCAGCGGTGAGTTTTTCTTTAAATTTTGTGTTGTCGTTGAGGTTTGTGCTCAAATGTAGTGATATTACATAGAGATATCGCGCCGCGCGGAGTCCTCTCCGTCACCCGTGAGGCAGATGGAAATTTGCTCTGGGCGCGTTCATTTATCCGGTTAACGGGCGTTGACGAACTACCGATTTTATGCAGTCATCATGCATCCTTCACGGCCCTCTGGTATCGCCCTATCATAAGCGGGGCCTCGCTCTGGCCCCGCTTATTCAAAAGCTGTTGCGCTAGAAATTGTGCACAATGTCTTAGGAGAACGCGTCATTCGAATTCAAGTCGACATAAGTCCCTCACGGGAAATGTGCGTACCATATGACAGATAATGATGTGGTAAATAAATGACGGAACGCATTTTCCAGTTTTATATCTAAAGAACAGCTGATATGAGGTTTTGTATACTAACGAGATGTTTCCTCTAAACGTTGCCTACCGTATACGTGTCAAGCTCTCaaaacaccactgctgcttcttCCCGTGCCCCTTTCACTTACCTCTTTTTCGTTTCTCTGTGCTTTGGCTTTAGGAAAATGCATTTCATAGTTCATTGGTTTCAGCACTCTAGTCACACTTGCGATACGGTTAAATGCTGTGTAATTTCAATGTTTTCCCCTACCAGATGGCAAAAGAGACCACGGGACCAAACAAAGTCGCCCTCAGAAGGAAAGGCAAGTTGGTAGTTATGGTTGTTGTAGTTCAGAGATTCTACGGTACAGCATTACCCCATTATATACAGGTCAAGGACACCCCTAGTTCGGCTGGAGGCTCTCATCAGCTGCAACTATGTCATGACCTGACGGATGAGAGTATTAGCTTGGAGCTGGTATGTTCACTTTTTCGTCGAGGTTTGTTCATTTTTGGTCCTCATTTGTAACTTGTGACTTTCAGGATGAGTCCACTGATGATCAGCAAGGTGAATTGTTGCGTGCTACTGTGGAAGAAGAGTGCCAGCACAAAGATGCAGCCACATCATGTTCTACCATATCCGCGAAGAAATTTCCATCTCTGCTACACCGCGCTGTGGGGCCAAGTGCTAGAGTGTGTTTTTTGGGAGGTTTCGACACAGTGTCCTTGACACCTGGGGCAGTGAAGGACCTTTGCGGTGTTTGTGACAATGTTTTCGCACTGCTATTAAGTCTCCTGCCTGAAGTGAGGGATAAGACAACTGATGTCAGCCTTCCTAACAAACTTTTAATATTTCTATTCAAGATGAAACATGGACTGCCTTTCAGTGTCATCGCAGTGCTTTTTGGCATTCATGAGACAACAGCGTCACGAAAGTGGATTTATAAGCCACAGATGCACGTTATAAAAGACACATGTCCAGAGTGCTTTAAAATAAATTATCCAGACTGCACAGTCATCGTTGACTGCACCGAAGTGCGCACAGAAACACCATCAGAAGTCAGACAACAACATGTTTTTCGCAATAATGCAGGCGTCCTAGCACATGTAAAAGAAGGGTGGTCAGGGAGGAACGTCAACAGTAATGGTGCATTGAGAAAGGACAGCAATGACGGGAGTTATCAGAAATAGAAGTAATACTGGTAGGTAGGTGTTCCTTGCCCTAGGTAACGCTGTCTGTGGCATGATAAGAAAACCACCACACATTCTTGCTAACATTCTACAGATTTAGCTGTATTGATATGAATTACATCACAAATTGCAAAAATGCTGTTATCTTTTTTACTGCAAATTAAAAAAGTCCATAAACAGGAGGTGTGTGCTAGCACCGACGCTTTGATGTTAGAGCGCTAGTGGACAGGAGCACCAATAATGTATGAAATTACGCAAAAGGTGGATTATGTTTTGGGGTGTACAGAAGCTTAGGGCACTATTCCTGTGATTTTGCAACAAACCTGTGTCACTGCAGTGCCAACTTTCCTCTCAAAGTCCCTCCTGGCCTCAGGTTCCATGGCCGTACCTATTGGAAAGCAAGAGACAGATAAATTTGCTAGTTTGTTAGCAGCTACATCATTGCACAGTTAAAGAAAATTGAAACTTTGGTGTGATTTTCAGCAGAAGTGCGTCTTAAAACTGTTAGTCTCATGGCTGACAGTAACAGTAATTGTTGAGCTAGTCGGTGAATCTGTAGTATTAAGATTAAAAACATGACTACTAGAGAATACATACACAGGTAGGATTTTTGGCATTGTGTCTTATTTATGCTAGTGCTGACAGGCTGAGAGATAACCAAAAGAGGCACAGCCACTGCGTTAGGTGGGGAGATAAAGCATCTGGAGACCGCATACACTCATTGCACACGGCTGGGCTAGCCTCAGTGTGCCTGGTTAAGCAGAATTTTGGCGAGCTTGAGCTTAAGTGAGGCCTTGTGAAAAAAAGAAGTATGCTCAGACGTATGCCAGGTTGTCTGTATTATTGGCTGTTATATCGAGGACAGCAGTTGGTGTTAGCACTATTTATGCATATATTTATTGATTAGTGTATTTAGTGATAAAATAACAGTGGCTCACCATACAAGATAGCAGGTACACAAGGAGTCTTTGACCTCTGCAGTTGCTCTGCAAGTGTCTCGAACGACTTCTTCCTGGTAATGACACGGTGGGCAACGGAGCTTGTGATTCTGAGAGCCCTCTCCTTGTGCCATCTGCAAAGCCAGCACAGTGTATTAGCAGTACAGTGTGCAAAGCCAGCATAGTGTATCTTATAAGAAATGTGTACATGCATATTAGAAGCAGCTGTTCAAAGAGCCTTGTTACAAACCGACTGCAGTTCCCTTGAGTCATTGTCTCGGCAGCTATCATGCGAGCTTCGGTGCACGTGATGTTCTTGGAAAAGTATTCACGCTCATCATCACTGAGCTCAGCAGCAATGCAGTCAGTAACATCGCGTGTGGCAGGAACGTGGCTTTTGGCTTTCATTGTGTACAGGGGCATACTGTCATCCCATTTCACTACCTGCTCCACAAAGCACAAGTCTGCATTTAGAGCAGCCTGCGATACTAACTCTGACACCACGTCGTGGACTACAATTTCAACTTCTCCCGTGAGTTGACTCCTCAGTGTTTTGTGCAGTTCACATTTTATATCTGGGAAGTGCTTGAGAGCATATTCTGGATACGGCTCTCGCGGTCGCTTGCCCCCTTTGTATGTTGGCTGGTAGTCTGcaaaacaacattttttttactttaagctGTTATTCATGTGAAAAACACAAACAAGTATGTAACAGCTTAGCAAAAATCACACTGTACTTTCCACATttagagagagaatttatttgcAGAAAGGTAGAgagtcggcctgagctagtttgcTCTGGCTACTTTACACTGGGGAAGGGGGACAGGGGAGTGATGGAGTGATGAATGACGGTGGTAAGGTAGGGAGATGAGAGTACAGTCTTGTTACGCTAGGGTAAAACATTAAAACAATGATCACACAAACTTCATCTCAGCAACGCATGGTACAGATATTTGTTATGCTTACTTCCAAAAAGTTCCTCGATGGGCTCTTTCTTCGAGGTGTCAGGCTTGGTCGACGGCCGTCCCCATGCCTGCGGGCGATCTGTTGACGACGGTGAATCGGTGTCATTTATCCTCAGCACGACAGCCAGCCGCAACGTGCTTGCAGGTCCCACACACGCCAGCCTTGCACGTGCACGCTGACAAAAGCTATTAGGAAGTGCATACTGTTCAAAACAAGGTGAAAAAGAAGCGCGGAATCTAACAGCCCCTGAACCTTAGGTAACATCGTACTAAGTGTGATATCCTCGCTAAAAACAGCTGCCACTTAGCAGTAGGCGACCTCAGTGATGCTGAGGCTTTATTTGAAAGCGAACACTTACAAGTGCAGGCTGTTTCACATTAGGGCTCCGAGTTTTCGGAAGTGTGAAACAGCCTACGCATTTACACTGCAGGCTGCGTCAAGCTTTGCGAAATCTATCAACTTACCTGTAACTTCACGTCGTATGAGGCTTGCTTTACTTGAGAgtggcttagaagtgtggcagcttgggctagttgttatggcatgacgatagttataacgcgagaacaaaacgacgacacagagtggCATTTTGCTGACACTTCTGACCCGCTGTTAGTGCCACAAACAGTCTCCTCGACATCGAAGATGTATTTGCAGTGCAGAGCTTCCGTCCTTTTGACAGCACAGCCGCACAGAAGTAGTCGTCAGTGTACACAACATTGTTAAATTCGTAGCGAAGTACCGGCGGCATCGCGCCTCCCCTGCTACGCCAAACTACAAGACGATTCTCAAAAGCAAGAACGCACTGCTGTTCAGTGAGTTTCCACTGCTCCACTGGCTCCTTCAAGCCGCGCGGCGACTAATTGTACTACTGTGTGCTTCTTAGCCAGCTCGTCAGGTGGCGCAAAGTGTCAATTTCAGGCGAGGAAAGAAGGAATTTTAGTCGAAGAAAGAAGGAATTTAGGCGAGGAAAGAAGGccaggaagaaggaaagaaggcgaggaaagaagaTAAAGCGGTACCTACCACACCATTCCATCGAGGCTGTCGTTGAGGGCTTCGAGGCTTGTGCCAAAATGCAAGAGGCTACCACTTATGACGAGTACATGTTGGCCCTGCGACGGGTGGTGGAACGACATATGCTCCCAGACAGACGGTCGACACGAGCGTTAAAGAGTCCGTGGTGAGATAGCGATGTTGAGGAAGCCTGGAAAAGGGGTCAAGAGGCAAACAGGTAGCATCGAAGGATGGTGCAGTCGTCGGATACAGAGGCATGCACAGCCACCTGGCAGAGATATTTTGAACTGAAGCACGAGGTACAGGCATTGGTGCAGGCGAAAATTGCCGAGTACAACAAGAAGCTATTTCAATCTCTGCGCAAAGAGGGCAAGAACGCAGCCCAGAAGTTTTGGCAATATGTGCAAACGCTGGACAGGCGACAACAGAATTCGCCCCAATCGAGGGATGCTGACACCAACCAGCCAGTGGCACATGTGCGGCAGCACCTGACGCGATACATCAGTGGACTGTTTGGCTCGACGGGAAATGACGGCGACAGCGATGCttccgcggccgcgacactgcaCCCTGCCCTCGGCGAAAGGCAAGAGGAAGCGGAACCGCGCTGGGCGGTGAGCAGTGTGACAGTCATCCGTGCCTTAGCGCGAATGAGCACACGAACTGCAACGGGGCCCGACGAGGTGCCAGCGCGCCTGGTGAAGTGCCTCCGCCCACAGGCTAGGGAGAAGCTTGCAGACCAGCTGTCGAGCATCCTTTCTGGCGCTTAAATCCCGAAGGACTGGCGTCAGGATCGGATAACATTGATCCTAAAGCAAGGCGGCGCGGCGGACCTGCTGCAGAGCTATCGCCCTATCACGGTCACTAGCGTGGTGTACCGAATGTTTGCCGGTATCCTAAGGGAATTGCTAAGTGGCTGGGCTGAGACGAAGAACTTGCTGACaaaactacaaaatgggtttcgTTCGGGTCGTAGAGGATAATATTTTCACTCTGACCCAGTGTGCCGAAATAGCGAAGCTTGAAGGGCGATCTCTGCTATGCTGTTTTCTAGATGTACTGAAAGCATACGATAGTGTCCCGCAGGCAGCATTGTTTGATTGCATGAACCACTTGGGCCTTCCAGAGAACCTCGTCTCGACCGTGAGACGTATGTACAGAGGTAACACTGTAGTGGCACACTTCGGGGATGTTCAGTCAGACCCCGTTCTAGTAGTGAAAGGCCTGCGTCAGGGTTGCCCACTTTCACCATTACTGTATATTCTTTACGTCTCAAGCCTCGAGAGGAAGCTTCTTAGCTCCAGCCTTGGTTTTCGACTCCACCACACGACCAGCGGTATCGACGAGAGGCGTCGTATACCGGGCTTAACGTTCACAGACGACATCGTGCTCATGGCAGAAAGCACCGAGGAAATGCAGGCACTGCTGGACATCTGCCAGGATGAAATCACCCACCTGGGGCTCTGCTTCAACGTTAAGAAGACATCCTTTCTCAGACTTGTGGGGGAGTGCACCAAGGAGAGTGTTGTGACCCTGGGAGTTGCCGAAGTGAGCAGCTGCACCGAATACAGGTACCTGGGTGTAAAATTGTCAGCATCAACGGACATGTACAGCCTACATGAGGCGAAGACGCGTGAAGCTGGACTGCGGGCTCAGAGCATCCTCCGGCGCCGCTGTTTGTGGGGCTGCAACCGGTATTTAATGGTACGTGACCTTTGGAAGCTCGTCCACGTGCCTGGGCTGATATTTGCGAACACAGTCGTGATTATGTCAGCGGCCACCCGGGAATGGTTGGAGCGGCGACAGCGGGAAGTAGGGCGTATCGCTCTGGGCTGTCATGGCATGGTGGCGAACGAGGTGGTTCAGGGGGACATCGGCTGGTCGAGCTTCGAAGCGCGTGAGGCAGCCAGCAAACTGATGTTTCACTGCCGCCTGATGTACATGGCCCGCGAGAGGTGGTCTTGACGAGTTTTTGACTACCTCATGGCGACATGTATGCGCACCAAGTGGGTACGACGAGTGTACCAACTTGAGAAAAAGTTTGGGTTATTTCAGGCGCCACTGGCGGCCGAAAATCAACGGGGGCGCACTAAGGAAATTCGCCAACGTACTAAGGAGGCCGAggaggagaagtggaggcaggcaCAAGTGAACAAGTCAAGTCTCCTCCTCTACCGCCAGCACAAGGACACCATTACTCTAGTACCACTGTACGACAATGGCCTTGGAAGTGTGTTTGAGGTGAGAGCAGGTGCCCTGCGTACTCTCATCCGTAAGCAAGCACGACGGTGAACTCGTGAGTGTGATGTGTCGCGCGTGTGGTGGGGCTGACGAGACCATCGCACACATCGTGACTGAGTGCCCGCAACTGAGCCCATCCAGTTCGAACACAAATCTCACAGCCGCACTGGGTTTTGTGGACACAGGTGATGTGGTGGACTACGCCTCAGTGAGGCGCAGCAAAACTCGCCTAGAACAATCGAGGAAAATAACTCTCCGGTGACTGCGGGAGGGTTCTTAACTCGGCGACCCGCCCAGTCtgtattttattttcttatttgctttgtatttttttactaTCGGCTAGGGTGCCAAAGTGTGCCAGCCCGTTACAAAGGGAATGGCctcattaccatcatcatcaggCGCGCCACCTGGGCAGGGTTGGTTTCTGTATATATGTAGCAAACAACAAAAAGTGACATTTCTCCCTGAAGCACGCACGTACGCtcggcgtgtgtgtgtggccgacTGTCTTGGCTTAGTGGCAGTGTGCTCCGCTGTTCGTGCGTTTACTATAAACAGCTTTG
Protein-coding regions in this window:
- the LOC142817592 gene encoding uncharacterized protein LOC142817592, with amino-acid sequence CIQIFAANVNRAAVGDYKTKKKKLRSRRYCCVCKCHNQEGFDSSVSFYTFPSRPYKKERRQRWIQAVQRAGPDGDSWQPNSNTRICSRHFPGNARSNVLHHAAYVPTIFPSAYRRTVPFDPSAPTERFQRWQKRPRDQTKSPSEGKVKDTPSSAGGSHQLQLCHDLTDESISLELDESTDDQQGELLRATVEEECQHKDAATSCSTISAKKFPSLLHRAVGPSARVCFLGGFDTVSLTPGAVKDLCGVCDNVFALLLSLLPEVRDKTTDVSLPNKLLIFLFKMKHGLPFSVIAVLFGIHETTASRKWIYKPQMHVIKDTCPECFKINYPDCTVIVDCTEVRTETPSEVRQQHVFRNNAGVLAHVKEGWSGRNVNSNGALRKDSNDGSYQK